From a single Terriglobia bacterium genomic region:
- a CDS encoding nitrilase: MKRSAKQEPVSSAVTVAVVQAASVAFDRKRTLAKALDLTRDAAKRGAKLVLFPEAFISGYPRGLDFGAVVGWRTDAGREDFKRYFESAVEVPGPTVDALSKAARTNSVYLVMGVIERERGTLYCCVLFFAPDGTFLGKHRKVMPTASERLIWGYGDGSTLPVFDTPLGKLGAVICWENYMPLLRTFMYSQGIEIYCAPTADHRPTWSATMQHIATEGRCFVLGCNQFNRRRDFPKNYSTTFGEKPDTVLSRGGSCIVSPFGEFLAGPNFEDETILVAELDRGLLPKAKFDFDAVGHYSRPDIFRLLVDDQPKPPVATLSSQTKSRKAE; encoded by the coding sequence ATGAAGCGTTCTGCCAAACAAGAGCCGGTTAGCAGCGCGGTGACCGTGGCAGTGGTTCAGGCTGCGTCCGTCGCATTTGACCGCAAGAGAACTCTGGCCAAAGCGCTGGACTTGACCCGCGACGCCGCGAAGCGAGGAGCCAAACTTGTACTCTTCCCTGAAGCTTTTATTTCCGGCTACCCTCGCGGGCTCGACTTTGGCGCCGTGGTCGGTTGGCGCACGGACGCTGGCCGAGAGGACTTCAAGCGCTACTTTGAAAGTGCTGTGGAAGTTCCCGGCCCAACGGTCGATGCATTGAGCAAAGCGGCGCGCACTAACTCTGTCTATCTGGTGATGGGCGTGATTGAGCGCGAGCGCGGTACGCTTTATTGCTGTGTGCTTTTCTTCGCGCCGGATGGAACCTTCCTCGGCAAGCATCGCAAGGTAATGCCGACCGCTTCCGAGCGGCTGATCTGGGGATATGGTGACGGATCAACTCTGCCTGTCTTTGATACTCCACTGGGTAAGCTGGGCGCGGTAATCTGCTGGGAAAACTACATGCCGCTGCTGCGCACCTTCATGTATTCCCAGGGCATTGAGATTTATTGCGCGCCAACGGCAGACCATCGCCCCACATGGTCTGCCACCATGCAGCATATTGCCACGGAAGGCCGCTGCTTTGTTCTGGGCTGCAATCAGTTCAACCGCCGCCGCGACTTCCCCAAAAATTACTCCACGACATTTGGAGAAAAACCGGACACCGTTCTTTCCCGCGGCGGAAGTTGCATCGTCAGTCCTTTTGGTGAGTTCCTGGCAGGTCCGAACTTTGAAGATGAAACAATCCTGGTGGCTGAGTTGGACCGCGGTTTGCTGCCCAAGGCCAAATTTGATTTCGACGCTGTTGGCCACTACTCGCGACCGGATATCTTCCGTCTGCTGGTGGATGATCAGCCCAAGCCGCCCGTCGCCACATTGAGCAGTCAAACCAAGTCACGCAAAGCCGAATGA
- a CDS encoding YncE family protein, with translation MRKQIAILVAVACLGAGSVKAFAPAQYQVKQKYVLGGEGGWDYLTFDPAGKRLFISRGTHVMVVDPYKGSVIGDIPDTPGVHGIALAQDLGKGFTSNGRENSVTVFDLKTLKQTTKIKIDGENPDAILYDPSSKRVFTFNGRSKNATVIDATNDKVVSTIPLDGKPEFGVADGKGGVFVNIEDKSELTSIDAKKASVIKSWPLAPCQEPSGLAMDQKHRRLFAGCDNKMMAVVDADSGKVIATPAIGEGVDANAFDVDEQLAFSSNGRDGNLTVVHEDSPDKFSVVENTPTQKFARTMALDTTNHDVYLVTAEIEEAPPAKEGERPRRTMKPGTFTLLVVGKK, from the coding sequence ATGCGGAAGCAAATCGCAATACTAGTTGCAGTGGCGTGCCTGGGCGCAGGCTCGGTAAAGGCTTTTGCGCCAGCGCAATATCAGGTGAAGCAGAAATATGTTCTGGGCGGCGAGGGCGGCTGGGACTATTTAACTTTTGATCCGGCAGGAAAGCGGCTTTTCATCTCTCGTGGTACGCATGTCATGGTGGTGGACCCTTACAAAGGTTCTGTGATCGGCGATATTCCTGACACGCCCGGAGTCCACGGCATTGCGCTGGCACAGGATTTAGGCAAAGGCTTCACCAGCAATGGTCGTGAAAACAGCGTGACCGTGTTTGACCTGAAGACCTTGAAGCAAACGACAAAGATCAAGATAGACGGTGAAAATCCTGACGCCATTCTCTACGATCCATCTTCCAAGCGCGTCTTTACCTTCAATGGACGCAGCAAGAATGCCACGGTAATCGATGCTACGAACGACAAGGTTGTCAGCACTATTCCGCTCGACGGCAAACCGGAATTCGGGGTCGCTGACGGCAAGGGCGGAGTCTTTGTAAATATTGAAGACAAGAGCGAATTGACCAGCATCGACGCCAAAAAAGCTTCCGTGATTAAGAGCTGGCCCTTGGCCCCTTGCCAGGAGCCGAGCGGACTAGCCATGGACCAGAAACACCGCAGGCTTTTTGCCGGCTGTGACAACAAGATGATGGCAGTGGTGGATGCGGATAGCGGCAAAGTGATTGCGACGCCCGCCATTGGCGAAGGCGTGGATGCAAACGCTTTTGATGTCGATGAGCAACTGGCCTTCAGTTCCAATGGACGCGACGGCAACCTTACGGTCGTCCATGAAGATTCGCCGGACAAGTTTAGTGTGGTAGAGAATACCCCGACGCAGAAATTTGCGCGCACCATGGCCCTGGACACCACGAATCACGACGTTTACCTCGTCACGGCCGAGATCGAAGAGGCCCCTCCGGCAAAAGAAGGCGAGCGTCCTCGGCGCACCATGAAGCCCGGCACGTTCACGCTGCTGGTGGTGGGGAAGAAGTAG
- a CDS encoding YwiC-like family protein, protein MNAQGKIAAAPAGKILVFPGPSRPAIRVLVPREHGTWGLLLFPLISGAIIGYRAPNAWLQPALWFLLTALSAFLIYQPLESLLGFSLIKARSQRQQRVAIISVIALAVIATAGVLELFHWHRGLVVGFGLVALGCFAVRILLGSSRRMRVPKQLIGAMGLSSTAAGAYYAATGRIDGTSILLWLASWLFAVGQIEYVHLRISTAQVRSRRQKLRSSMAVCFLHLLMIGASITAAFAGFAPFLLMLAFVPSLIRLSVWLVRPWRPLGVHILGVSELLQGLLFNILMIGAFLLHA, encoded by the coding sequence ATGAACGCTCAGGGCAAAATTGCGGCCGCGCCGGCAGGAAAGATCTTGGTCTTTCCCGGCCCATCCAGACCCGCAATTAGAGTGTTGGTTCCCAGGGAACATGGCACATGGGGACTTCTACTTTTTCCGCTGATCAGCGGCGCCATCATAGGGTATCGAGCACCTAACGCATGGTTGCAACCGGCTCTTTGGTTCTTGTTGACCGCTCTCTCCGCATTTTTGATCTATCAACCTTTGGAAAGTCTTTTGGGATTTTCCCTCATAAAAGCCCGTTCCCAGCGGCAGCAGCGCGTCGCAATAATATCGGTAATCGCATTAGCTGTAATCGCAACTGCCGGGGTCTTGGAGCTTTTCCATTGGCATCGTGGGCTGGTCGTGGGTTTTGGCCTGGTCGCATTAGGATGCTTTGCAGTCCGGATTCTGCTCGGCAGTTCGCGACGCATGCGAGTTCCCAAGCAGTTGATCGGCGCGATGGGCCTCAGTTCGACGGCCGCTGGAGCCTATTATGCTGCCACTGGCCGCATCGACGGGACAAGTATTCTACTCTGGCTTGCGTCATGGCTTTTTGCCGTGGGTCAAATCGAATACGTTCATCTGCGCATTAGCACAGCGCAGGTGAGGTCACGCCGGCAGAAACTACGCAGCAGCATGGCCGTATGCTTCCTGCACTTGTTGATGATTGGCGCGTCCATTACAGCGGCATTCGCTGGATTTGCACCGTTCCTTCTGATGCTCGCCTTCGTTCCTTCCCTCATCCGTCTCAGCGTTTGGTTGGTCAGGCCCTGGCGACCGCTGGGCGTTCACATTCTTGGCGTCAGTGAGCTGTTGCAGGGGCTTCTATTCAACATCCTTATGATTGGCGCGTTCCTTTTGCACGCTTAG
- a CDS encoding PilZ domain-containing protein — MSQNKQHPWTLPRAHSRYLLDLRIAVRAKETFIGRTKDIAEGGVGATIPSEIDIGEIVELELQLSEGKEPLKIKAEVRYRHGFQYGFKFVQITEQQKEMIRRTTRDLRMA; from the coding sequence ATGTCCCAGAATAAACAGCATCCGTGGACCCTTCCCCGAGCGCATTCGCGTTATCTTCTGGATTTGCGAATCGCCGTCCGGGCAAAAGAAACATTCATTGGACGGACAAAGGACATCGCCGAAGGCGGGGTGGGAGCAACTATCCCCAGCGAGATTGATATTGGAGAAATTGTCGAACTGGAGTTGCAGCTTTCAGAAGGCAAGGAACCGTTGAAGATCAAAGCAGAGGTGCGTTATCGGCACGGCTTCCAATACGGATTCAAGTTTGTCCAGATCACCGAACAGCAGAAAGAAATGATTCGCCGCACCACGCGCGATCTGCGTATGGCCTGA
- the queG gene encoding tRNA epoxyqueuosine(34) reductase QueG: MFAEELAKIAKQAAVEAGFDLAGIAPVRKEDMPELGAFIEWVDAGRAGEMKYMESRTEAGELRRASATNAAPWVRSMIVCALNYSAGKPYSIQANDPERGWISRYAWGTKDYHDALLPRLRQVEASIQQAAAAQNAEIQTRSYVDTGPILERVYAKYAGIGWIGKNTCIINQKMGSWLFLGVILTSLELPPDTAAADRCGSCTRCIDACPTHAIVAPGKMDARLCIAYLTIEKRGSVPEELRADMGHHIFGCDICQDVCPWNNKSGNAPPTSVPEFQPQERLFHPDLRWLAQMDEEAYRKTFRGSPVKRAKYSGLKRNVAIAMGNSGNKAFVADLQEMAAEEDTVVAEHAEWALRKLTDESR; this comes from the coding sequence ATGTTTGCAGAAGAACTCGCGAAGATCGCCAAGCAAGCCGCCGTAGAGGCCGGCTTTGATCTGGCCGGGATTGCACCTGTCCGCAAAGAGGACATGCCGGAGCTTGGCGCCTTCATCGAATGGGTGGATGCGGGCCGCGCCGGAGAAATGAAGTACATGGAATCGCGCACGGAGGCAGGCGAGCTTCGCCGCGCTTCTGCCACGAACGCCGCGCCCTGGGTGCGCTCCATGATTGTTTGCGCACTGAATTATAGCGCTGGCAAGCCTTACTCGATCCAGGCCAACGACCCGGAACGAGGCTGGATCTCACGCTACGCCTGGGGCACAAAGGACTATCATGACGCGCTGCTGCCGCGGCTGCGACAGGTGGAAGCTTCGATTCAGCAAGCTGCCGCTGCGCAGAACGCCGAAATCCAAACCCGCAGCTATGTTGATACCGGACCAATTCTGGAACGCGTTTACGCCAAGTATGCAGGGATCGGATGGATTGGCAAGAACACCTGCATTATCAACCAGAAAATGGGATCATGGCTGTTTCTGGGAGTTATCCTTACGTCCCTTGAGCTGCCGCCAGACACCGCTGCCGCCGACCGCTGCGGAAGCTGCACGCGCTGCATTGACGCTTGTCCCACGCATGCCATTGTGGCTCCCGGGAAGATGGACGCCCGGCTATGTATCGCTTATCTCACCATTGAAAAGCGCGGCAGCGTGCCTGAAGAACTGAGAGCGGACATGGGGCATCACATCTTTGGTTGCGATATTTGCCAGGATGTCTGCCCGTGGAACAACAAGTCCGGCAATGCGCCGCCTACTTCCGTGCCGGAATTTCAACCGCAGGAACGACTTTTCCATCCTGACCTGCGCTGGCTGGCGCAGATGGATGAAGAAGCTTACCGTAAGACGTTTCGCGGCTCGCCTGTGAAACGGGCGAAATATTCTGGCTTGAAGCGCAACGTCGCCATTGCCATGGGCAACAGCGGTAACAAAGCTTTTGTAGCGGATTTGCAAGAGATGGCCGCCGAGGAAGATACCGTGGTCGCAGAGCACGCAGAATGGGCGCTCAGGAAGCTTACAGACGAATCGCGCTAG
- a CDS encoding zinc ribbon domain-containing protein has protein sequence MLCTFCGTENRPEYKFCGSCGVRLERRQAERRSRQSGSTKCAGCGHVNEPGMKFCGMCGTRVERRMEERRGTGDAARAAAIANAQLPPPELKGRATTQVAAPELSDEAPVALPRRGEPAIFRNEPPRAGVVRAESASSESVRQESANSGRISGPSFLGLNSQPDNNEGVEYLLEDEPSGGGLRKVLLLLVLAAILGLLFVQWRSSFKASPKPPAPAKSDPSTPANAPQGNNQPSDPLIPAVTEAPKTAASGSNAVTAGAVSEVKAPRAEPTALETTSPSPLATSSDEGTTSAKSSAEKALPDSDSKGAEEARIPDYKPSAALVRAQQYIRGAGGVQQNCEQGMLYLRAATDKSDPGAAIQMAALYSSGLCVKQDRVMAYRWFNSAHELQPANMWIQKNMDQLWAQMSSQERRLAGY, from the coding sequence ATGCTTTGTACCTTCTGCGGGACTGAAAATCGTCCGGAATATAAGTTTTGCGGCTCGTGCGGTGTGCGGCTGGAACGGCGGCAAGCTGAGCGAAGGAGCCGCCAGTCCGGAAGCACAAAGTGTGCAGGCTGCGGCCATGTGAATGAGCCCGGCATGAAGTTTTGCGGCATGTGCGGAACCCGCGTAGAACGCCGCATGGAAGAGCGTCGTGGTACCGGCGATGCAGCGCGCGCGGCTGCAATCGCAAATGCACAATTGCCGCCGCCGGAATTAAAAGGCAGGGCAACTACGCAGGTTGCTGCGCCAGAACTATCCGATGAAGCTCCTGTCGCGCTGCCTCGCAGGGGAGAACCGGCAATCTTTCGCAATGAACCTCCGCGCGCTGGGGTCGTGCGTGCTGAATCCGCATCCAGTGAATCTGTCCGCCAGGAGTCTGCAAATAGCGGTCGCATTAGTGGACCCTCTTTTCTGGGCCTGAATTCTCAGCCGGACAACAATGAGGGCGTCGAATATCTGCTGGAAGACGAGCCTTCCGGCGGCGGCTTAAGGAAGGTGCTTCTGCTGCTGGTGCTCGCCGCCATCCTGGGCCTTCTGTTTGTGCAATGGCGATCAAGTTTTAAAGCCAGTCCAAAACCGCCCGCGCCGGCAAAATCAGATCCATCAACTCCAGCCAATGCCCCGCAGGGAAACAATCAACCTTCTGATCCACTGATACCCGCTGTTACTGAAGCACCTAAGACCGCGGCCAGCGGAAGCAATGCCGTCACGGCCGGTGCGGTTTCTGAAGTAAAAGCGCCACGGGCAGAACCTACAGCGCTGGAAACCACGTCGCCCAGCCCATTGGCCACAAGCTCAGACGAGGGGACAACCTCGGCAAAATCCTCCGCTGAGAAAGCCCTGCCCGACTCAGACAGCAAAGGAGCAGAAGAAGCACGCATTCCTGACTACAAGCCCAGTGCTGCTCTGGTCCGGGCCCAGCAATACATTCGCGGAGCCGGCGGTGTACAGCAGAACTGCGAACAGGGCATGCTGTATCTGCGCGCAGCCACGGACAAGAGCGATCCCGGCGCGGCCATCCAGATGGCGGCGCTTTATTCCAGCGGCCTCTGTGTGAAGCAGGACCGCGTGATGGCTTACAGGTGGTTCAACTCAGCGCATGAGCTTCAGCCCGCTAACATGTGGATACAAAAAAACATGGACCAACTGTGGGCGCAAATGTCGTCACAGGAACGCCGCCTGGCAGGCTACTGA
- a CDS encoding DUF507 family protein, whose product MRLSRDKVNRLAHSVADALATLDDVEFIEDPNTIRMEARRILEELLMAEAKIDVAARAKIESQKRTIAEGTQEWDILYRKYYNEEVKKLGI is encoded by the coding sequence GTGAGACTTTCTCGTGACAAGGTAAACAGGCTTGCCCACAGCGTTGCTGACGCGCTGGCGACGCTCGACGACGTTGAGTTCATTGAAGATCCGAATACCATCCGCATGGAAGCGCGCCGCATTCTGGAAGAGCTGCTCATGGCAGAAGCCAAGATCGATGTGGCTGCGCGCGCAAAAATTGAAAGCCAGAAGCGGACCATTGCGGAAGGCACACAGGAATGGGACATCCTCTACCGCAAGTATTACAACGAAGAAGTTAAGAAGCTGGGAATTTAG
- a CDS encoding DUF507 family protein: MLLSKEYVGYLARQVTQKLIAGEFIETKNVPAVSAALNNALLEELQLEDRINDEVRLILEQYQDEMQRAGASYQEMFKKVKGELVRKYKAVL, translated from the coding sequence ATGCTCCTTTCCAAAGAATATGTCGGGTATTTAGCCCGCCAGGTAACCCAAAAACTGATTGCCGGGGAATTCATTGAAACCAAGAATGTCCCGGCGGTTTCAGCTGCGCTCAATAATGCGCTGCTGGAAGAACTGCAATTGGAAGATCGCATCAACGACGAGGTCCGCTTGATCCTGGAGCAATACCAGGATGAAATGCAGCGCGCCGGCGCCAGCTATCAGGAGATGTTCAAGAAAGTTAAAGGCGAACTGGTGCGCAAGTATAAGGCGGTGCTGTGA
- a CDS encoding LLM class flavin-dependent oxidoreductase codes for MVPFSILDLAFVAQGSTPADALHHSLDLAQHAERWGYRRFWLAEHHNMVGIASAATSVVIGYVAGGTKTIRVGAGGIMLPNHSPIVIAEQFGTLESLYPGRIDLGLGRAPGTDQRTLRALRRDPNSADSFPDDVRELQAFLGPLQAGQTVQAVPGTGLNVPIWILGSSLFGAQLAADFGLPYAFASHFAPDALMLALQVYRREFRPSAQLQKPYAMVGINVIAADTDAEARRLFTSAQQGFTNAVRGTRRQLAPPIDDIESYWSPMEKAHVSNMLACSFVGSPQTIRTGLETFIRQTAADELMVASAIYDHSARLHSYELLAGIR; via the coding sequence TTGGTCCCTTTCTCTATTCTTGATCTCGCATTCGTCGCGCAGGGTTCCACGCCGGCGGACGCCTTGCACCATTCCCTTGATCTGGCGCAGCACGCTGAGCGCTGGGGCTATCGCCGCTTCTGGCTGGCCGAGCACCACAATATGGTCGGCATTGCCAGCGCCGCCACTTCCGTTGTCATCGGATACGTTGCCGGAGGCACCAAAACCATCCGCGTTGGCGCGGGCGGAATCATGTTGCCGAACCATTCACCTATCGTCATCGCGGAACAGTTTGGCACTCTTGAATCGCTTTACCCCGGGCGCATCGATCTTGGCCTTGGCCGCGCTCCCGGCACTGACCAACGAACTCTGCGAGCGCTGCGCCGTGATCCCAACAGCGCCGATAGTTTTCCTGACGACGTGCGCGAGCTTCAGGCATTTCTCGGTCCGCTGCAAGCAGGGCAAACAGTCCAGGCCGTTCCCGGCACTGGGCTCAACGTGCCAATATGGATTCTCGGCTCCAGTCTCTTTGGCGCGCAGCTTGCCGCCGACTTTGGCCTCCCTTATGCTTTCGCTTCCCACTTCGCTCCGGACGCGCTCATGCTGGCGCTTCAGGTCTATCGCAGGGAATTTCGGCCGTCGGCCCAACTCCAGAAGCCCTACGCCATGGTCGGCATAAACGTAATTGCCGCCGATACAGATGCAGAAGCGCGACGGCTTTTTACCTCTGCCCAGCAGGGCTTTACCAATGCCGTGCGCGGCACGCGCCGCCAGCTTGCGCCGCCCATTGATGACATTGAGTCGTATTGGTCGCCCATGGAAAAAGCGCATGTTTCCAATATGCTGGCCTGCTCGTTTGTCGGCTCGCCACAAACCATCCGCACCGGATTGGAAACATTCATCCGGCAAACCGCCGCCGACGAGCTTATGGTCGCTTCCGCTATCTATGACCATTCCGCGCGACTGCATTCTTACGAACTGCTTGCGGGGATCAGGTAG
- a CDS encoding RNA polymerase sigma factor, whose protein sequence is MAGQAILGDTVLKSAIAMEAAAPTVETLVADHSRMVFRIAYSILRNHHDAEDAAQECFLRVWKQKDRLHEVSNAKTWLARIAWTTALDKRRSSRAIVSLSMVSLSDEQAGVELAQSIPDLAVAADQQLANAQMQQMLERLIAGLPEDLRNTLELSTIQELNSAEIAEVMKIPEGSVRTRLFRARKQLKEKLTVLLEGRKHG, encoded by the coding sequence ATGGCGGGGCAGGCAATTTTGGGAGATACGGTTCTGAAATCGGCGATTGCCATGGAAGCTGCGGCGCCCACAGTTGAAACGCTGGTGGCAGACCATTCCCGAATGGTCTTTCGCATCGCCTATTCCATCCTGCGCAACCACCATGACGCGGAAGATGCAGCGCAGGAATGCTTTCTTCGGGTATGGAAACAGAAGGACCGCCTGCATGAAGTAAGCAACGCTAAAACATGGCTCGCTCGCATTGCGTGGACAACGGCGCTGGACAAAAGACGTTCCAGTCGCGCAATCGTTTCGCTGAGCATGGTTTCGCTGAGCGATGAGCAAGCGGGAGTGGAACTAGCACAATCGATTCCGGATTTGGCAGTCGCCGCAGATCAACAGCTTGCCAATGCGCAGATGCAGCAAATGCTCGAACGTTTGATTGCTGGTTTGCCGGAAGATCTACGCAACACATTGGAACTATCCACGATCCAGGAGTTGAACTCGGCGGAGATTGCCGAGGTAATGAAGATACCGGAAGGGTCGGTGCGGACGCGACTGTTCCGGGCACGCAAGCAGCTCAAAGAGAAATTAACGGTCCTGCTGGAGGGGAGGAAACATGGCTGA
- a CDS encoding M48 family peptidase codes for MTSILTQIFEQAYRDLRPRAPMPEFEVRFYRFANINCTIRLRQGRIFVRLSDLLEGAPEPVLYAILHILIAKLHRKPVDAAHAARYRKYTGSHAMAQKSQLIRQLRGRKRIESPQGKHYDLDRIFDDLNLRFFHGLMARPQMTWSGNKSLRSLGHYDPAHNTIVVSRVFDSPRVPLYAIEYLVYHEMLHLRHPVKLRGSRRLVHPAAFREEEKLFPQFKEAQEFLKRLGTLD; via the coding sequence ATGACCTCCATCCTCACGCAAATTTTTGAGCAGGCATACCGCGACCTGCGTCCGCGCGCCCCTATGCCGGAATTTGAGGTCCGTTTCTATCGCTTCGCCAACATCAATTGCACCATCCGCCTGCGCCAGGGACGCATCTTTGTCCGCCTCTCAGATCTTCTTGAAGGCGCGCCGGAGCCGGTGCTTTATGCCATCCTGCATATCCTCATTGCCAAACTTCATCGCAAGCCGGTTGATGCGGCCCACGCCGCGCGATACCGCAAATACACAGGCAGTCACGCCATGGCACAAAAGTCGCAACTCATTCGCCAGCTTCGCGGGCGCAAGCGCATTGAGAGTCCCCAGGGCAAGCATTACGATCTCGACCGGATTTTTGACGACCTGAATCTTCGCTTCTTCCACGGCCTTATGGCTCGACCACAAATGACATGGAGCGGCAACAAGTCCCTGCGCAGCCTGGGCCACTATGATCCCGCGCATAACACCATCGTCGTCAGCCGTGTGTTCGATTCCCCGCGCGTCCCGCTCTATGCCATCGAGTATCTTGTCTATCATGAGATGCTGCACCTGCGGCATCCCGTCAAGCTGCGCGGCAGCCGGCGCCTGGTGCATCCGGCCGCCTTCCGTGAAGAAGAAAAATTGTTTCCACAATTCAAAGAAGCTCAGGAATTCTTGAAGCGCCTGGGGACTCTCGACTAG
- a CDS encoding tetratricopeptide repeat protein codes for MGIIKAIAVALLASLALPALAQTRPTHRSHQQTATADDHTADALKDAESLLQKQQYSQAEEKLQALIATQAENPQAWFDLGFAQSHQGKNAEAIAAYKKATQLDPKWFEAQQNLGLALAKSGDLTASASALKTAVTLTPTTGGKQALADAWLSLAQVTEESQPQDALAAYQKAAELDPENSEAQLGIARMAEHSGNAAAAEQQYLKLAEAGNNNSIEQLISLYLKQKRFSDAESWLHKYISANPQSTAAELQLGKLQAAEGKLQEAIATLEPLYRTSPDSTIARDLASLYLETKQYPAAADLLRPLIAQNPTDAQLHLDYGTALMHQLKYPEAQTILLKAVQLNPNLVQGYSDLAYAAEQNKNYELTIRVLDARAKLQPETPATYFLRATAYDNLRMYKPAAANYKLFLGVAAGKFPDQEFQARHRLKAILPN; via the coding sequence ATGGGCATCATTAAAGCTATTGCCGTTGCGTTGCTGGCAAGTCTCGCTCTGCCCGCGCTCGCGCAAACACGCCCGACTCATAGATCCCATCAGCAAACAGCCACCGCAGACGACCACACCGCAGACGCGCTTAAAGACGCCGAGTCTCTTCTGCAAAAACAGCAGTACTCTCAGGCCGAAGAAAAGTTGCAAGCGCTCATTGCCACTCAGGCTGAAAACCCTCAAGCCTGGTTCGATCTCGGATTCGCCCAAAGCCATCAAGGCAAGAATGCCGAAGCCATCGCTGCCTATAAAAAAGCCACGCAGCTCGATCCCAAATGGTTTGAAGCACAACAAAATCTTGGCCTCGCTCTCGCCAAATCCGGCGACCTCACTGCGTCCGCTTCCGCTCTAAAAACGGCAGTCACTCTCACTCCGACCACCGGCGGCAAGCAGGCGCTCGCCGACGCATGGCTCTCGCTGGCTCAGGTTACGGAAGAAAGCCAGCCGCAAGATGCGCTCGCAGCCTATCAAAAAGCCGCTGAACTCGATCCCGAAAACTCTGAAGCGCAACTCGGCATCGCCCGCATGGCGGAGCACTCCGGCAACGCTGCCGCCGCTGAGCAACAATATCTTAAGCTCGCCGAAGCCGGAAACAATAACAGCATTGAGCAGCTCATCAGCCTCTATCTCAAGCAAAAGCGCTTCTCCGACGCCGAATCCTGGCTGCACAAATACATTTCCGCCAACCCCCAAAGCACCGCAGCAGAACTTCAGTTAGGCAAACTCCAGGCCGCTGAAGGAAAATTGCAGGAAGCCATCGCCACACTTGAGCCGTTGTACAGAACTTCTCCCGATTCCACAATCGCTCGTGATCTCGCCAGTCTCTATCTTGAAACCAAGCAATACCCTGCTGCCGCCGATCTTCTTCGCCCACTGATCGCGCAGAATCCCACTGACGCGCAGCTTCATCTCGACTACGGCACCGCCCTCATGCATCAGCTCAAGTATCCTGAAGCGCAAACGATCTTACTCAAAGCCGTCCAGCTCAACCCAAACCTTGTCCAAGGCTATTCTGATCTCGCTTACGCTGCGGAACAAAACAAGAATTACGAGCTCACCATCCGCGTCCTGGACGCGCGCGCCAAGCTCCAGCCGGAAACCCCGGCCACATATTTTCTCCGCGCCACCGCGTACGATAATCTAAGAATGTACAAACCTGCGGCGGCAAACTATAAGCTTTTTCTTGGGGTCGCCGCCGGCAAATTCCCTGATCAGGAGTTTCAGGCACGCCACCGGCTCAAAGCGATTCTACCGAACTAA